One Cryptomeria japonica chromosome 9, Sugi_1.0, whole genome shotgun sequence genomic window carries:
- the LOC131029764 gene encoding uncharacterized protein LOC131029764 yields MGASGGLDFLWKDMSIDLKLVVSAPFWMLALVRSSVSNVKLWLFNVYGPMSIGGKKALWDSLSLTLSPLHGQFVVFGGDLNAISSDDEKCGGILPNKRILEDFCAFILSNDLVDCKTLNGSFTWTNRRKYFSQIAERLDRFRVSDNWISSNVDVVALVFPYVGSDHFLVVLSMFDDRAPGRSSFKFEPMWFRDPSFSLLLQSWWSATPFVQGTRMFRFVKKLSYLKQEIKKWNVPHLKNIFTEKIKIQEELEALNARVMNYGMDSATFQRHKSLNSQLEEILSREEIYWRQKSRDLWLSDGDQNTKFFHTSAKMK; encoded by the coding sequence ATGGGGGCATCTGGGGGTTTGGATTTCCTTTGGAAGGATATGTCTATTGATTTGAAATTGGTTGTTTCTGCTCCCTTTTGGATGTTGGCCTTGGTTAGAAGTAGTGTTTCGAATGTTAAACTCTGGTTGTTCAATGTTTATGGTCCGATGTCAATTGGGGGTAAGAAAGCTCTTTGGGATTCCTTATCCCTCACCCTTTCCCCCCTTCATGGTCAGTTTGTGGTTTTTGGAGGAGACTTGAATGCCATTTCCTCTGATGATGAGAAGTGTGGGGGGATTTTGCCCAATAAGCGTATCTTGGAGGACTTCTGTGCTTTCATTTTAAGTAATGATCTAGTGGATTGTAAAACTTTGAATGGgtcatttacttggacaaataggagaaaatatttctcaCAGATTGCTGAGAGACTTGACCGTTTTCGGGTTTCTGACAATTGGATTTCCTCTAATGTGGATGTTGTGGCCTTGGTCTTTCCTTATGTTGGTTCAGATCATTTTTTGGTTGTGTTATCCATGTTTGACGACAGAGCCCCTGGTCgttcttcttttaagtttgaaccaaTGTGGTTTCGTGATCCTTCCTTTTCTTTGCTTTTACAATCCTGGTGGTCTGCGACTCCTTTTGTTCAGGGCACTAGGATGTTTCGGTTTGTTAAAAAACTCTCTTATCTTAAACAAGAAATTAAGAAATGGAATGTTCcgcatttgaaaaatatttttactGAGAAGATTAAGATTCAGGAAGAACTTGAAGCTCTTAATGCTAGggttatgaattatggcatggattCTGCTACTTTTCAGAGAcacaaatctttgaattctcagctAGAAGAGATTCTTtcgagagaagaaatctattggcgtCAAAAATCCAGAGATTTATGGTTGAGTGATGGTGATcaaaataccaaattcttccacacTTCAGCCAAGATGAAATGA